A single window of Desulfovibrio sp. G11 DNA harbors:
- a CDS encoding APC family permease produces MGFDTIPQAAEEFNFSAKTGVRLMLLSIVCGIVTYSIITLAVAAVIPYQELLALNPVWHTGYTVSLSLGKVGSIVLALAVLSAILTGINGFFIASSRLMFSMGRAHILPVWFSSLHKTHKTPHNALNFTLVVVAIAPFFGREVLSWVVDMSSIGTIVAYFFASASAFVIMRTHEDNCNISGIFGCMASLVCLGLLTLPMSPACIGPESWHVLVAWFILGVFFYIVRYKAVHAISEEERTYMILGESDLKEHIAQRAASKPDQLAA; encoded by the coding sequence GTGGGCTTTGACACTATCCCGCAGGCTGCGGAGGAATTTAATTTTTCCGCAAAAACGGGCGTGCGGCTCATGCTTTTGTCCATTGTCTGCGGTATCGTCACTTACAGCATCATTACCCTGGCCGTAGCCGCTGTTATTCCCTACCAGGAACTGCTGGCGCTCAATCCTGTCTGGCACACGGGGTATACCGTCAGTCTTTCACTGGGCAAGGTCGGCAGTATAGTGCTTGCGCTTGCAGTGCTTTCAGCCATTCTGACCGGTATTAACGGCTTTTTCATCGCCAGTTCAAGGCTTATGTTCAGCATGGGGCGCGCTCACATTTTGCCGGTGTGGTTCTCCTCGCTGCACAAAACGCACAAGACCCCGCACAACGCGCTCAACTTTACCCTTGTTGTCGTGGCGATTGCGCCCTTCTTCGGCCGTGAAGTTTTGTCCTGGGTTGTGGATATGTCTTCAATCGGCACTATCGTGGCCTACTTTTTTGCTTCGGCGTCCGCTTTTGTGATCATGCGCACGCATGAAGATAATTGTAATATAAGCGGCATATTTGGCTGCATGGCTTCTTTGGTCTGCCTGGGGCTGCTGACGCTGCCCATGTCTCCTGCCTGCATCGGGCCGGAGTCGTGGCACGTGCTGGTTGCCTGGTTTATCCTGGGCGTTTTTTTCTACATCGTGCGGTACAAGGCTGTACACGCCATTTCTGAAGAAGAGCGCACGTATATGATCCTGGGCGAATCTGACCTGAAGGAGCATATAGCCCAGCGGGCAGCCTCAAAGCCTGATCAGCTTGCGGCGTAG
- the lepB gene encoding signal peptidase I translates to MTTLLRSSRPKKPLWREYGEALLVALLLALVIRTFVVQAFKIPSESMLQTLLVGDHLLASKFAYGIKVPFTNHYIYRGDDPQRGEIIIFEYPNDPSVDYIKRIVGVPGDIIEVRGKQLYRNGEAVKESYTRFTQPDRVEPVRDNFGPVTVPEGKYFVMGDNRDNSLDSRFWGFVDRSAIRAKAWRIYWSWGGLDDMRWNRMGKKVE, encoded by the coding sequence ATGACCACGCTTTTGAGATCGTCGCGCCCCAAGAAGCCCCTTTGGCGCGAATATGGCGAGGCCCTGCTTGTGGCCCTGCTGCTTGCCCTGGTTATCCGTACCTTTGTAGTACAGGCTTTTAAAATACCGTCTGAATCCATGCTGCAAACCCTGCTGGTGGGCGATCACCTGCTGGCCAGCAAGTTCGCCTATGGCATCAAGGTTCCCTTTACCAATCACTATATTTACAGGGGTGACGACCCGCAGCGCGGCGAAATCATCATCTTTGAATATCCCAATGATCCCAGTGTGGACTATATCAAGCGCATTGTGGGTGTTCCCGGCGATATCATCGAAGTGCGCGGCAAGCAGCTGTACCGCAATGGCGAAGCTGTCAAGGAAAGCTACACGCGTTTTACGCAGCCTGATCGTGTGGAGCCTGTACGCGACAATTTCGGACCGGTGACGGTTCCTGAAGGCAAGTACTTCGTCATGGGCGACAACCGCGACAACTCGCTGGATTCGCGCTTCTGGGGTTTTGTGGACCGCAGCGCCATACGGGCCAAGGCATGGCGCATCTACTGGTCCTGGGGCGGGCTTGACGACATGCGCTGGAACCGCATGGGCAAAAAAGTGGAATAG
- the epsC gene encoding serine O-acetyltransferase EpsC: MSELRDLKATAMPLLDSVVERLCHPSSLDAVWHRPAAGAAMPSLKDLSEVMDRLRAAIFPGYFGPARVWRESMRYHLSANLDTIYRMLCEQIVRGFCFGCEGEGNPCTSCETDGEKAAIAFMDSLPEIRRLLAGDAKAAYEGDPAATSPGETIFCYPSMQAMLHHRIAHELYKLNVPVIPRIISEMSHSATGIDLHPGASIGEEFFIDHGTGVVIGETCIIGRNCRLYQGVTLGALSFPKNPDGTLTKGIPRHPILCDNVTVYAGATILGRVTIGKGAIIGGNVWITQDVPEGGRILQERPRG; this comes from the coding sequence ATGAGTGAATTGCGCGACCTCAAGGCCACGGCCATGCCCCTGCTTGACAGCGTGGTCGAGCGGCTCTGCCATCCGTCTTCTCTTGACGCGGTGTGGCATCGTCCGGCAGCGGGCGCGGCCATGCCGTCGCTGAAAGATCTTTCGGAAGTGATGGACAGGCTGCGGGCGGCCATTTTTCCCGGTTATTTCGGCCCCGCACGGGTATGGCGCGAGTCCATGCGTTATCACCTGTCGGCCAATCTCGACACCATTTACCGCATGCTGTGTGAACAGATCGTGCGGGGCTTCTGCTTTGGCTGCGAGGGTGAGGGCAATCCCTGCACGTCCTGCGAGACAGACGGCGAAAAAGCCGCCATCGCTTTTATGGACAGCCTGCCGGAGATCAGGCGTCTGCTGGCGGGCGACGCCAAAGCCGCCTACGAGGGCGACCCCGCGGCCACAAGCCCTGGCGAGACCATATTCTGCTATCCTTCCATGCAGGCCATGCTGCATCACCGCATCGCCCACGAGCTGTACAAACTCAACGTGCCGGTGATACCGCGCATCATTTCTGAAATGTCGCATTCGGCCACAGGCATTGACCTGCACCCCGGTGCGAGCATCGGTGAAGAATTTTTTATTGACCACGGCACTGGCGTGGTCATTGGCGAAACCTGCATTATCGGGCGCAACTGCCGTCTTTACCAGGGTGTGACTCTTGGGGCCTTGTCCTTTCCCAAGAATCCGGACGGCACGCTCACCAAGGGCATACCAAGGCACCCCATTCTTTGTGATAATGTCACGGTGTACGCCGGAGCCACCATTCTTGGTCGCGTGACCATCGGCAAAGGGGCCATTATCGGTGGTAATGTGTGGATTACCCAGGATGTGCCCGAGGGCGGACGCATCCTGCAGGAGCGGCCCCGTGGCTAA
- a CDS encoding NCS2 family permease, whose translation MSVLEKLFNPAARGSTVKREMLAGLTSFMAMCYLIFVVPGMLADAGMPKDSAVASTIWVTIIATLVMGLWARFPVGVAPGLGITAFFAYYVCGPAGYSWQTGLGAVFISGVVFLLLTVTRIRQLIINAVPMDLKYAIVVGIGAFIAFIGMKSCGIVAADPATFVTLGNLGNPGTLLSIVGIFLIGGLLALRVRGAMIIGILVITVAGIALGVSPLPKGPIFSTSLPMPTETFMQMDIKGALHHGLISIIFTLTMVDLFDNMGVLIGLSQKAGFIREDGHIENLDKALITDSMATMASAVMGATTATSYLESAAGVAEGGRTGLTAVTIAVLFFLALFFSPLVGMVPAYATAPVLIIVGAMMMQEVGRICFKDFTVALPAFLTIISMPLTFNIATGFGFGFVSWVGIKALAGRFKDLNLVMLCIALCFIINFALRLP comes from the coding sequence ATGAGTGTGCTGGAAAAACTGTTTAATCCCGCTGCAAGGGGCAGCACGGTCAAAAGGGAAATGCTGGCAGGACTCACCAGCTTCATGGCCATGTGCTACCTTATTTTTGTGGTTCCCGGCATGCTGGCTGACGCGGGCATGCCCAAAGATTCCGCCGTGGCTTCCACCATATGGGTGACCATTATCGCCACCCTGGTTATGGGCCTGTGGGCCAGATTTCCTGTGGGGGTGGCTCCGGGACTCGGTATCACGGCATTTTTCGCCTACTATGTGTGTGGCCCGGCCGGATATTCCTGGCAGACGGGGCTGGGAGCCGTGTTTATTTCCGGTGTGGTTTTTCTGCTGCTCACGGTCACACGCATACGCCAGCTCATCATCAATGCCGTGCCTATGGATCTCAAATACGCCATTGTGGTGGGTATCGGGGCTTTTATCGCCTTTATCGGCATGAAAAGCTGCGGCATTGTGGCGGCTGACCCCGCCACCTTTGTGACGCTGGGCAATCTGGGCAATCCCGGAACCCTGCTTTCCATTGTGGGCATCTTTCTTATTGGCGGCCTGCTGGCCCTGCGCGTGCGCGGAGCCATGATCATAGGCATTCTGGTCATCACGGTGGCCGGCATAGCCCTTGGCGTGTCGCCCCTGCCCAAAGGGCCCATATTTTCTACCAGCCTGCCCATGCCCACTGAAACCTTCATGCAGATGGACATCAAGGGTGCGCTGCATCACGGGCTTATTTCCATTATCTTTACCCTGACGATGGTGGACCTTTTCGACAATATGGGCGTACTCATCGGGCTTTCGCAGAAGGCCGGGTTCATCCGCGAAGACGGCCATATCGAAAACCTCGACAAGGCCCTTATTACCGACTCTATGGCTACCATGGCCAGCGCCGTCATGGGCGCCACCACGGCCACGAGCTACCTCGAAAGCGCCGCCGGTGTTGCAGAGGGTGGCCGCACGGGGCTTACCGCCGTGACCATTGCCGTACTGTTTTTTCTGGCGCTCTTTTTCTCGCCTCTGGTGGGCATGGTTCCCGCCTACGCCACCGCGCCGGTGCTTATCATCGTGGGTGCCATGATGATGCAGGAAGTGGGGCGTATCTGCTTCAAGGACTTTACCGTGGCGCTGCCCGCGTTTTTGACCATCATCAGCATGCCGCTGACCTTCAACATTGCTACCGGCTTTGGTTTTGGCTTTGTGAGCTGGGTGGGCATCAAGGCCCTGGCCGGACGCTTCAAGGACCTGAACCTGGTCATGCTCTGCATTGCGCTGTGCTTCATCATCAACTTTGCCTTGCGCTTGCCGTAG
- a CDS encoding YifB family Mg chelatase-like AAA ATPase codes for MVVRLNSGGVEGVDAYPVELEVDYVRQGLPGFTMVGLAETAVREAKDRVFAALRAANFKLPPARVTVNLAPAWRRKSGASYDLPLAMGLLAASGGIPAEGLQRFFMAGELSLAGDLRPVSGVLPLALLARQRGAAGIIVPPGNGAEAAVVRGLPVYAPRNIAQCAAFLAGAEPLEPVAEPEEAGLPPAEHTLDFAEVKGQEAAKRALEIAAAGGHNVLLLGPPGSGKTMLAQRLPTILPPLDFEEALEVTKIYSVANKLPGHGGLVRQRPFRAPHHTISDVALVGGGAWPRPGEVSLAHRGVLFLDELPEFQKSALESLRQPLEGGTVHIARASHSVVFPAACMLVAAMNPCPCGYYGDPTHDCVCRPDQRARYQARISGPMLDRIDVHVEVPAVPYADLRQSRAGAGSAAMRERVLAARAVQKRRYGAGGPRCNAELSGALLDAHCGLDAPGHDLMEAAVNRLALSARACARVLRMARTIADLAGAKSIDAAHLAEAVSLRVLDRGQGGMA; via the coding sequence GTGGTGGTCCGGCTGAACAGCGGCGGCGTTGAAGGCGTTGATGCCTATCCCGTAGAACTGGAAGTGGACTATGTGCGCCAGGGGCTTCCGGGCTTCACTATGGTGGGTCTGGCGGAAACCGCCGTGCGCGAGGCCAAGGACCGCGTTTTTGCTGCCTTGCGGGCGGCAAACTTCAAGCTGCCCCCGGCGCGGGTAACCGTCAATCTTGCCCCTGCATGGCGGCGCAAGAGCGGGGCCAGCTATGACCTGCCGCTGGCAATGGGGCTTCTGGCCGCTTCCGGCGGCATTCCCGCCGAAGGTTTGCAGCGTTTTTTCATGGCCGGCGAGCTTTCGCTCGCCGGTGATCTCCGCCCGGTCAGCGGTGTTCTGCCTCTGGCGCTGCTGGCGCGGCAGCGCGGCGCGGCTGGCATTATCGTGCCGCCGGGCAACGGGGCCGAGGCTGCCGTGGTGCGCGGCCTGCCGGTGTACGCCCCCCGTAATATTGCGCAGTGCGCCGCCTTTCTGGCAGGCGCGGAGCCTCTTGAGCCGGTAGCGGAACCGGAAGAGGCGGGCCTGCCGCCAGCGGAACATACCCTGGACTTTGCGGAGGTCAAAGGGCAGGAGGCTGCCAAGCGTGCCCTTGAGATCGCGGCGGCCGGAGGCCATAACGTGCTTTTGCTGGGGCCTCCGGGCAGCGGCAAGACCATGCTTGCCCAGCGCCTGCCTACCATCCTTCCTCCCCTTGATTTTGAAGAAGCTCTGGAAGTCACCAAGATTTACAGCGTGGCAAACAAGCTGCCCGGCCACGGGGGGCTTGTGCGCCAAAGGCCTTTTCGAGCGCCGCATCACACCATTTCGGACGTGGCCCTTGTGGGCGGCGGGGCCTGGCCCCGCCCGGGCGAAGTGAGCCTTGCCCATCGGGGGGTGCTTTTTCTTGATGAGCTGCCTGAATTTCAGAAGAGTGCGCTGGAATCACTGCGCCAGCCTCTGGAGGGCGGCACGGTGCATATAGCGCGTGCTTCGCACAGCGTGGTTTTTCCCGCTGCCTGCATGCTTGTGGCGGCCATGAATCCTTGCCCCTGCGGCTATTACGGCGACCCGACGCATGATTGCGTTTGCCGCCCGGACCAGCGGGCGCGGTATCAGGCCAGAATATCCGGCCCCATGCTGGACCGTATTGATGTGCATGTGGAGGTTCCCGCCGTGCCCTATGCTGATTTGCGCCAGAGCAGGGCCGGGGCCGGTTCGGCGGCCATGCGGGAACGGGTGCTGGCTGCCCGGGCCGTGCAGAAACGCCGTTATGGTGCGGGCGGGCCGCGCTGCAATGCGGAACTTTCCGGCGCGCTGCTTGACGCCCACTGCGGCCTTGACGCCCCGGGGCATGACCTTATGGAGGCGGCGGTGAACCGCCTTGCCCTGTCGGCACGCGCCTGTGCGCGGGTGTTGCGCATGGCGCGCACCATTGCCGATCTGGCTGGCGCAAAAAGCATTGATGCCGCGCACCTTGCCGAGGCCGTATCCCTGCGGGTTCTGGACCGGGGGCAGGGCGGCATGGCCTGA
- a CDS encoding IS4 family transposase — MPHKEILDLSHHTTLFSQLLSLIPGHVFEKLERKHKTGRSSRQFGFKEQFTVMAFIQLAARRSLRDGLRALEAAKRRLYHLGLKSVARSTVADANNSRPVEFFKDLFAEMYGLCHLRAPRHKFRFKCKLYSMDATTISLCLSIFPWASFRRNKAGVKVNTVLDHDGYIPAFLDINNAKTHESRMAKSLSLPKGSIVTFDKGYICYSWFRMLTAKGIFFVTRLKSNAAYKLVDRRAVDRKTGVTSDHIIDVSSRGKTTRLRRIGYRDAKTGKRYEFLTNHFRLSAKTIADIYKERWQIEIFFREVKQNLHIKSFVGRSENAVHIQIYTALTVYLLLAYQKFLSKLGLSVQQLFELICLNLFGKDSLEELLNPRRRKTINTYSYSLLAMGA; from the coding sequence TTGCCACACAAGGAGATTTTGGACTTGAGCCATCATACTACACTCTTCTCTCAACTGCTATCCCTGATACCGGGACATGTTTTTGAAAAACTCGAACGCAAGCACAAAACTGGCCGCTCTTCACGCCAATTTGGATTCAAGGAGCAATTCACCGTCATGGCCTTTATCCAACTCGCTGCAAGGCGCTCTTTACGCGATGGGCTTCGCGCCTTGGAGGCGGCCAAGAGACGGCTGTATCACCTCGGCTTGAAATCAGTAGCGCGTTCCACGGTTGCCGATGCCAACAATTCAAGGCCTGTGGAATTTTTCAAAGACCTGTTCGCTGAAATGTATGGCCTGTGCCATCTTCGTGCGCCTCGTCACAAATTCCGCTTCAAGTGCAAGCTGTACAGCATGGACGCCACCACCATCAGCCTATGCCTGTCCATCTTTCCCTGGGCGTCGTTCCGGCGGAACAAGGCTGGCGTGAAAGTAAATACCGTGCTTGACCACGATGGCTACATTCCCGCTTTTCTCGATATCAACAATGCCAAAACCCACGAAAGCCGCATGGCCAAAAGTCTTTCATTGCCAAAGGGTTCCATCGTCACCTTCGATAAAGGCTATATCTGCTATTCCTGGTTTCGCATGTTGACCGCGAAGGGCATTTTCTTCGTAACCCGACTGAAGAGCAATGCTGCCTATAAGCTCGTTGATCGCCGCGCCGTAGACCGGAAAACCGGGGTCACGTCCGATCACATCATTGACGTGAGCAGCCGGGGAAAAACCACTCGTCTACGCAGAATCGGCTATCGCGATGCGAAAACCGGCAAACGGTACGAATTTTTGACCAACCATTTCCGCCTGTCCGCCAAGACAATTGCTGATATCTATAAAGAACGCTGGCAAATTGAAATATTCTTCCGCGAAGTCAAACAAAATCTGCATATTAAAAGCTTTGTCGGGCGCTCGGAGAATGCGGTGCACATCCAGATTTATACGGCCCTGACCGTGTATTTACTCCTGGCCTATCAGAAATTCCTGAGCAAGCTTGGACTGTCGGTGCAACAACTCTTCGAGCTCATTTGCTTGAATCTGTTCGGCAAGGATTCTCTGGAAGAACTTCTGAATCCACGAAGACGAAAAACTATAAACACCTATAGTTATAGCCTGTTAGCTATGGGTGCTTAA
- a CDS encoding phosphoglycerate dehydrogenase, with protein MKILVTPRSFGKTNPELFDRLTQAGLEVVRNDTGGILSADQMREKLAGCQGVILGVDPMSADVLAAAPELRAIAKYGVGLDNIDLEACKQRGIAVSRTVGANSNAVADYALTLMLMVARKAGLIDRRCREKDWGKITSIDLYGKTLGIVGLGAIGRCVVKRAQGFGMKILGHDIAWDEAWASAEGVERADMDRICREADFITLHTVLTDETRNCISAGRIAMMKKTAVIINTARGGLIDETALLAALQEGRIYGAGLDVFEQEPPADPAWYALDNLVMGSHCSSSTAGATETMGRMAVDNLLRDLGLSR; from the coding sequence GTGAAAATTCTTGTTACTCCCCGTTCTTTTGGCAAAACCAATCCCGAACTGTTTGACCGCCTGACGCAGGCCGGTCTTGAGGTAGTGCGCAACGATACTGGCGGCATTCTTTCTGCCGACCAGATGCGTGAAAAACTGGCCGGATGCCAGGGCGTCATCCTGGGGGTAGACCCTATGAGCGCCGATGTGCTGGCCGCCGCGCCGGAGCTTCGGGCCATCGCCAAATACGGCGTGGGCCTGGATAATATTGACCTTGAGGCCTGCAAGCAGCGCGGCATTGCCGTATCGCGCACCGTAGGGGCCAACAGCAATGCTGTGGCCGACTATGCGCTGACCCTCATGCTTATGGTAGCGCGCAAGGCCGGGCTTATTGACCGCCGCTGCCGTGAAAAGGACTGGGGCAAAATCACCAGTATTGACCTGTATGGCAAAACCCTGGGCATCGTAGGCCTTGGAGCCATCGGCCGCTGCGTTGTCAAACGGGCGCAGGGCTTCGGCATGAAGATTCTCGGCCATGACATCGCATGGGACGAAGCCTGGGCCAGTGCCGAAGGCGTTGAGCGCGCAGACATGGACCGCATCTGCCGCGAAGCAGATTTTATTACCCTGCATACAGTGCTGACGGACGAAACCCGCAACTGCATCAGTGCCGGGCGGATAGCCATGATGAAAAAAACCGCCGTCATCATCAATACCGCTCGCGGCGGCCTTATTGATGAAACGGCCCTGCTGGCCGCCCTGCAGGAAGGCCGCATCTATGGCGCGGGCCTTGATGTTTTTGAGCAGGAACCCCCGGCGGACCCGGCCTGGTATGCGCTGGACAATCTGGTCATGGGGTCCCATTGCTCTTCTTCCACTGCCGGAGCCACAGAGACCATGGGGCGTATGGCCGTGGACAACCTGCTCCGTGACCTTGGCCTGAGCCGTTAG
- a CDS encoding IS256 family transposase, giving the protein MMVDPKDIPDELIDALLANYQKPDDLLGKNGILEQLTKRVMERALQAEMTYHLGHEKHGRVANASGNTRNGTSKKTLKGKNGSLPIAIPRDRDGSFEPQLVEKHQTHWQGLDDSIISLYARGMSVREIQGHLKELYHTDVSPALISAVTDEVAEDVRQWQGRPLDAIYPILYLDCIHVKVRDSGTVGTKAVYLALGVTMSGVKDLLGMWISPNEGAKFWLSVVTELRNRGVQDIFIACVDGLKGFPEAIESVFPKTQIQLCIVHLVRNSLKFVGWKERKTVAADLREIYSSPTAELAQSALERLEHKYNSSYPLITKSWRAHWQRIIPFFDYPPEIRKVIYTTNAIESLNMSLRKVTKAKGAFPHDEAVFKIFWLALRNISKKWTMPIRDWKAALNRFAIQFEERFPT; this is encoded by the coding sequence ATGATGGTCGACCCCAAAGATATACCCGATGAGTTAATTGACGCTCTGCTTGCCAACTATCAAAAGCCCGACGACCTGCTGGGAAAAAACGGCATTCTGGAACAACTGACCAAGCGAGTTATGGAGCGCGCTTTGCAAGCGGAGATGACCTACCATCTGGGGCATGAAAAACATGGCAGAGTTGCCAACGCCAGCGGCAACACCCGCAACGGCACAAGCAAAAAAACCTTGAAGGGGAAGAACGGCTCTTTGCCCATTGCGATTCCTCGAGACCGGGACGGCAGTTTTGAGCCGCAGTTGGTGGAAAAGCATCAGACCCACTGGCAAGGTTTAGATGATAGCATCATTTCGCTATATGCCCGTGGCATGAGCGTACGCGAAATCCAGGGGCATCTGAAAGAGCTGTATCACACAGACGTTTCACCGGCGCTTATCAGCGCGGTAACCGATGAAGTGGCCGAGGATGTCCGTCAATGGCAAGGCCGCCCTCTGGATGCCATTTATCCTATCCTTTACCTGGACTGCATCCACGTTAAGGTGCGCGATTCCGGCACGGTCGGTACCAAGGCGGTGTATCTGGCCCTTGGCGTGACCATGAGCGGCGTGAAAGATTTGTTGGGTATGTGGATCTCCCCGAACGAGGGCGCAAAGTTCTGGCTGTCCGTGGTGACGGAACTGCGAAACCGGGGAGTGCAGGACATCTTCATCGCCTGCGTGGACGGGCTTAAGGGCTTTCCGGAGGCCATTGAAAGCGTATTTCCTAAAACGCAAATCCAGCTGTGCATTGTGCATCTGGTCCGGAACAGCTTGAAATTCGTGGGCTGGAAGGAGCGTAAAACCGTTGCCGCCGACCTGAGGGAAATATACAGCTCGCCAACGGCAGAACTGGCCCAGTCAGCCCTTGAGCGCCTGGAACACAAATACAATTCCAGTTATCCGCTCATCACAAAATCCTGGCGGGCCCACTGGCAGCGGATAATCCCCTTCTTTGACTACCCGCCGGAAATCCGGAAGGTGATCTATACGACGAATGCCATAGAATCGCTGAACATGAGCCTGCGCAAGGTGACCAAAGCCAAGGGGGCTTTCCCCCACGATGAGGCCGTTTTCAAAATCTTCTGGCTGGCGCTGCGAAATATCAGCAAAAAATGGACTATGCCCATCAGGGATTGGAAGGCAGCGTTGAACAGATTCGCCATACAATTTGAGGAAAGATTTCCAACTTAA